GCTCAAGCAGGCCTCGCGCAACACGAACGTGCAGGTCATGGTTGGCGGACAGCTGTTCGCCGAAGACCCCTCACTGGCCGATCAGGTCGGTGCCAACGCGATCGCGTCCGATGCCCGTCAGGCACCGGCCATTGCGCGTTCCCTGCTGACGGCGGCGCGTGCGGGACTGCCGGAAGCGCATCGGACGGAGGGGCTCGGCGAGTATGGCCAGTTCCGTGAAGCCCTTCGACGCGAATAATCCCGCCATCGGCGAGCTCGATGCCCGTTCGGCTGCCTCATTGCTCGCGGTGGCCGGGGACATTGCGCTTGTCATGGATGGGGCCGGCGTCATCCGGGACGTGGCCGTCATGGGCGGCGGTGACACGCAGTTCGATGCGGCCACCCAGTGGATCGGCCGGCCGTGGAACGAGACCGTGTCGGGCGACTCGCGCGCCAAGATCGATACGCTGCTCAAGGAAGCGATCCACCAGGGGGTGTCGAAGCGCCGCCAGGTGAATCACCTCATGGGCGACGTCATGGACGTGCCCGTGTCGTACACCACGATCAAGCTTGGGCGCGACGGCAGCCTCGTGGCGGTGGGGCGCGACATGCGCCACGTGTCGGCGCTACAACAGCGGCTGGTGGAAGCGCAGCAGGCGATGGAGCGCGACTATTGGCGCCTGCGTCATGTGGAAACGCGCTACCGCCTGCTCTTTCAGCTGGCGAGCGACGGCATCCTTGTGCTCGACGCGGCCACCCTCAAGGTGCTCGACGCCAACGCCGCCGCGGGACAGCTCTTTGGCGAACCCACCGACCGGCTGATCGGCCGTGTCTTTCCGCTGGGCATGGATGCCACGGCGGCGCGGGCGCTCGAGGATCTGCTGGGTGCCGCACGCAGCGCCGGCCGGGCGGGCGACATGGCCATCACGCTGCACGGTGGGCGGGCGGTCCATGCGTCCGCCTCCTGCTTCCGTCAGGAGCAGGCGACGCTGCTGCTCGTGCGCTTCTCGCCGGCGGAGTTGCCAGCGGCCAGCAGCAGCGGCGCCAACTCGCCGTCGCGGCTGCTCGATCTGCTCGAGCGCTCCCCCGACGCGTTCGTGGTAACCGACCTCGAGGGCGTCATCCTGACCGCCAATCGGGCGTTCCTGGACATCACGGAGCTGGCGAGCGAAGAGCAGGTGCGCGGAACCCCGCTGGCCACCTACATCGGGCGCCCCGGCGCCGACTTCCCGGTGTTCACCAGTATGCTGCGGAAGAACGGCGTGGTGCGGCTCATGGCGACCTCCGCACGCGGCCTCCATGGCAACCAGTCCGAGGTCGAGGTGTCGGCCGTCTGGGTGCCCGAAGGGGAGGAGCCGTGCATCGGCTTCACGATTCGTGACATCGGCCGGCGGCTGGCGAGCGGCCCGCAGGGGGCCCGCGACCTCACGCGCGCCGTCGAGGAGCTCACGTCGCTCGTGGGGCGCGTCTCGCTGCGCGACCTCGTGCGCGACACGGTGGACCTGGTGGAGCGGCATTTCATCGAGGCCGCCCTCGAGCTCACCAACGACAACCGGACGTCGGCCGCCGAAGTATTGGGGGTGAGCCGGCAGAGCCTGTACGTCAAGTTGCGAAGACATCGACTGGTGAGCCCCGGTGGTGATCGGGAAGATGATGTGAGCGGCTAGCGGCACCGCCGCCCCTCACCGGCGCTGCCGGCCTTCCCTGAACCATCCCAGTAACCGGAAAAGCAAAGTGGTCTCTGTCGCATACGGTTACTGTCAACTAAACTGGACACCTATGGGCGTCAGCTACACAGAACGTACGGTCCCGGCACGACTGGATCCGAAAGCGGTCCTGACGTTGCTCAAGCCAGTCACGTGGTTCCCCCCGATGTGGGCGTTCACCTGCGGAGCGATCTCCGCCGGCGTACCGCTCTCGTCGGAGCGCCTGTGGACGCTGGCGTTGGGCATCGGGTTGACGGGACCGTTGGTCTGTGCCTCGAGCCAGGCGGTGAACGACTGGTTCGACCGCCACGTGGACGCCATCAACGAGCCGAACCGCCCCATTCCCTCGGGGCGCATCCCGGGGCAGTGGGGGCTGGCCATTGCCATCTTCTGGAGCGCCCTCTGTATCGTATGGGCACTCCCCCTGGGTCGGTTCGGGCTGGGCGCCGTGGCCGTGGCGCTGGCCTTTTCGTGGGCCTACAGCGCCCCGCCCTTCCGCTTCAAGCGCAACGGCTGGCTCGGCAACACCGCCGTTGGCTTCACCTACGAAGGACTCGCGTGGATCACCGGCGCGGGCATCATGCTGGGCAATGTGCTGCCGCCCACGCCGCTGCTCCTGCTGGCCGTGCTGTACAGCATCGGGGCGCACGGCATCATGACGCTCAATGATTTCAAGGCCATCGAAGGCGACCGGCAGATGGGGGTGAACTCGCTTCCCGTCCTGCTTGGCCCCACGGGGGCGGGGTGGGTGGCTTCGCTTGTCATGCTGCTGGCGCAATGCGTCGTGATCGGGCTGCTGGTCACGTGGGGGCGCCCCGGGTTCGCCATCGCCATCGGTGTACTGACCGTCGTTCAGGCGGGGCTCATGGGGTGGTTCGTGCAGAAGCCGGTGGAGCGGGCGCTCTACCTCAGCGCCTTCGGCGTACCGTTCTACGTGAGCGGCATGATGGTGTCGGCGTTCGCCGTGCGCACGCTCCCCATCGTCACCACGTTCGGTGAGGGGCTTCGCTGATGGGCAGCGCCGTGGCGCCGTCATCCGCCGCCATGCCGGTCGCCACGCTGGCGGCCGAGTCGGGCATGAGCTGGTGGAACCTGACGCGCCTCGGTTTCGTGCAGGCGGCGATCGGTGCGGTAGTGGTGCTGCTCACCACCACCATCAACCGTGTCATCGTCGTGGAACTCGGGTTGCCGGCACTCATTCCCGGGCTGCTGGTGGCGTTGCACTTCGCGGTCCAGCTGTACCTGCGTCCCCGCCTCGGTCATGACAGCGACGGGCA
The DNA window shown above is from Gemmatimonas sp. and carries:
- the ppsR gene encoding transcriptional regulator PpsR produces the protein MASSVKPFDANNPAIGELDARSAASLLAVAGDIALVMDGAGVIRDVAVMGGGDTQFDAATQWIGRPWNETVSGDSRAKIDTLLKEAIHQGVSKRRQVNHLMGDVMDVPVSYTTIKLGRDGSLVAVGRDMRHVSALQQRLVEAQQAMERDYWRLRHVETRYRLLFQLASDGILVLDAATLKVLDANAAAGQLFGEPTDRLIGRVFPLGMDATAARALEDLLGAARSAGRAGDMAITLHGGRAVHASASCFRQEQATLLLVRFSPAELPAASSSGANSPSRLLDLLERSPDAFVVTDLEGVILTANRAFLDITELASEEQVRGTPLATYIGRPGADFPVFTSMLRKNGVVRLMATSARGLHGNQSEVEVSAVWVPEGEEPCIGFTIRDIGRRLASGPQGARDLTRAVEELTSLVGRVSLRDLVRDTVDLVERHFIEAALELTNDNRTSAAEVLGVSRQSLYVKLRRHRLVSPGGDREDDVSG
- the chlG gene encoding chlorophyll synthase ChlG; translation: MGVSYTERTVPARLDPKAVLTLLKPVTWFPPMWAFTCGAISAGVPLSSERLWTLALGIGLTGPLVCASSQAVNDWFDRHVDAINEPNRPIPSGRIPGQWGLAIAIFWSALCIVWALPLGRFGLGAVAVALAFSWAYSAPPFRFKRNGWLGNTAVGFTYEGLAWITGAGIMLGNVLPPTPLLLLAVLYSIGAHGIMTLNDFKAIEGDRQMGVNSLPVLLGPTGAGWVASLVMLLAQCVVIGLLVTWGRPGFAIAIGVLTVVQAGLMGWFVQKPVERALYLSAFGVPFYVSGMMVSAFAVRTLPIVTTFGEGLR